In a single window of the Ancylobacter polymorphus genome:
- a CDS encoding helix-turn-helix domain-containing protein: MSRKVFAGHAVRHVRERLGLTQMDFARRLSLSPSYINQIESNQRPVTAAVLLAISRVFDLDITRFGADDLDRVVADLREALADPVFRGIEPSLQDLKNATTHAPAFAHAFLRLHGALRRLEERRAAQEDALVSVAREVDGAAPDEARNLAPYEEVRDHFHYIDNYVDGLDRAGEERNAALDLFGRDDAVGVLAAHLRQRHDITVEMAPATRLDAPLLAYDRHRRVATLARTLDPASRAFRLAAFLARFEQSELIDQHVQEAGFRSPTARDVCRLSLQNYFAGALLLPYRRFARLARETRHDLDRLAALTGASLEQVCHRLSTLQRPGEKGVPFYFLKVDRAGNVIKRHSATRFQFARYGGACPVWNVHEAFEQPARTLVQLGEMPDGARYLCLARGTSKPALRHGARERRFALGIGCEISHAGELVHADGLDLKAAAPAPLGVNCRICPRTACPERAFPPLDRAIVLDPDRRDVVPFSVRE; this comes from the coding sequence ATGTCCCGAAAAGTCTTCGCCGGCCATGCGGTGCGCCATGTGCGCGAGCGGCTGGGGCTGACCCAGATGGACTTCGCCCGGCGCCTGTCGCTCTCGCCGAGCTACATCAACCAGATCGAGAGCAACCAGCGCCCCGTCACCGCCGCCGTGCTGCTGGCCATCAGCCGGGTGTTCGATCTCGACATCACTCGCTTCGGTGCCGACGATCTCGACCGCGTGGTCGCTGACCTGCGCGAGGCGCTGGCCGATCCGGTGTTTCGCGGCATCGAGCCGAGCCTGCAGGACCTGAAGAACGCCACCACCCACGCGCCCGCCTTCGCCCATGCCTTCCTGCGCCTGCACGGGGCGCTGCGCCGGCTGGAGGAGCGGCGCGCCGCGCAGGAGGATGCGCTTGTCTCGGTGGCGCGCGAGGTCGACGGGGCGGCGCCGGACGAGGCGCGGAACCTCGCGCCCTATGAGGAAGTGCGCGACCATTTCCACTACATCGACAATTATGTCGACGGGCTCGACCGCGCCGGCGAAGAGCGCAACGCCGCGCTCGACCTGTTCGGCCGCGACGATGCGGTGGGCGTGCTGGCGGCGCATCTGCGCCAGCGCCACGACATCACGGTGGAAATGGCGCCCGCCACCCGGCTCGACGCGCCGCTTCTCGCCTATGACCGCCACCGCCGGGTGGCCACATTGGCGCGCACGCTCGACCCCGCGAGCCGCGCCTTCCGCCTCGCGGCCTTTCTCGCCCGTTTCGAGCAGAGCGAGCTGATCGACCAGCATGTACAGGAAGCGGGCTTCCGCAGCCCCACGGCACGCGACGTGTGCCGGCTGTCGCTGCAGAACTATTTCGCCGGCGCGCTCCTGCTGCCCTATCGCCGTTTCGCCCGGCTGGCGCGGGAGACGCGGCACGATCTCGACCGGCTGGCCGCCCTCACCGGGGCGAGCCTCGAACAGGTATGCCACCGCCTCTCGACGCTGCAGCGGCCGGGCGAGAAGGGAGTGCCGTTTTATTTCCTGAAAGTCGACCGCGCCGGCAATGTCATCAAGCGGCACAGCGCCACCCGCTTTCAGTTCGCCCGCTATGGTGGCGCCTGCCCGGTGTGGAACGTGCACGAGGCCTTCGAGCAGCCGGCCCGCACGCTGGTGCAGTTGGGCGAGATGCCGGACGGGGCGCGCTATCTGTGCCTCGCGCGCGGCACCTCCAAGCCGGCGCTGCGCCATGGCGCGCGCGAGCGCCGCTTCGCGCTGGGCATTGGTTGCGAGATTTCCCATGCCGGCGAGCTCGTCCATGCCGACGGGCTGGACCTGAAGGCGGCCGCTCCCGCGCCGCTCGGCGTCAATTGCCGCATCTGCCCGCGCACCGCCTGCCCCGAGCGCGCTTTCCCCCCGCTCGACCGCGCCATCGTGCTCGATCCCGACCGGCGCGACGTGGTGCCGTTCTCGGTCAGGGAGTGA
- a CDS encoding alpha/beta hydrolase — MTAAWTEAKLDMDGEALAARVYRPAVPLRPAPLVLHLHGGCFVDGDLDCSAHLCRIMAEAGAVVVSIDYPLAPEHPFPAALNLSFKALGRLYAERGKWAGRGARLFVAGEEAGANLATALSLMARDQQAPPLAGQILISPMVDPSLCSGSIHAASAGASGCKWADGWHLYLGSADRAAHPYAAPLGSRRLGGLAPALIVTSADCPIRDESLAYAERLRAGGVAVESHLLEGTNCSNQSIDAAIEAAPAWETVLRGLFSTFLAENSAAPLRTIRA, encoded by the coding sequence ATGACCGCAGCGTGGACCGAGGCAAAGCTGGATATGGACGGGGAGGCGCTGGCCGCGCGCGTCTACCGTCCCGCCGTGCCGCTGCGTCCCGCGCCGCTGGTGCTGCATCTGCATGGCGGCTGCTTTGTCGACGGCGATCTCGACTGCAGCGCGCATCTCTGCCGCATCATGGCGGAGGCCGGCGCGGTCGTGGTCTCCATCGACTATCCGCTGGCGCCGGAACACCCCTTCCCGGCGGCGCTCAACCTCTCCTTCAAGGCGCTGGGCCGGCTTTATGCCGAGCGGGGGAAATGGGCGGGGCGCGGCGCGCGGCTGTTCGTCGCCGGCGAGGAAGCCGGGGCAAATCTTGCCACCGCCCTCAGCCTGATGGCCCGCGACCAGCAGGCCCCGCCGCTGGCCGGGCAGATCCTGATCTCGCCCATGGTCGACCCCAGCCTGTGCTCCGGCTCGATCCACGCCGCCTCGGCGGGGGCGTCGGGCTGCAAATGGGCGGATGGCTGGCACCTCTATCTCGGCAGCGCCGACCGCGCCGCCCATCCCTATGCCGCCCCGCTCGGCTCGCGCCGGCTGGGCGGGCTCGCTCCGGCGCTGATCGTCACCTCCGCCGACTGCCCGATCCGCGACGAGAGCCTCGCCTATGCCGAGCGTCTGCGCGCGGGCGGGGTGGCGGTGGAAAGCCATCTGCTCGAAGGCACCAACTGTTCGAACCAGAGCATCGACGCCGCCATCGAGGCCGCCCCGGCATGGGAGACGGTCCTGCGCGGCCTGTTCAGCACCTTTCTGGCGGAGAATTCCGCCGCACCGCTTCGCACCATTCGGGCCTGA
- a CDS encoding acetyl-CoA carboxylase biotin carboxylase subunit — MFSKILIANRGEIACRVIKTARRMGIKTVAVYSDADRDALHVAMADEAVHIGPAPAAQSYLDAEKIIAAAKQTGAEAIHPGYGFLSERASFASALKEAGLVFIGPNPGAIEAMGDKIESKKAAAAAGVSTVPGYLGVIEDAAHAARIADEIGYPVMIKASAGGGGKGMRIAHSRDEVQEGFDRARSEAKSSFGDDRVFVEKFIVQPRHIEIQVLGDKHGNVIYLGERECSIQRRNQKVVEEAPSPLLDEATRRKMGEQAVALAKAVNYDSAGTVEFVAGQDKSFYFLEMNTRLQVEHPVTELVTGIDLVEQMIRVAAGEPLALRQEDVKLNGWAVESRVYAEDPYRGFLPSIGRLTRYRPPAEGVNDGVTVRNDTGVYEGGEISLYYDPMIAKLITHAPTRAQAIEAQADALDAFAIDGIQHNIPFLSALMTHERWRAGRLSTGFIAEEYPDGFHATTPSAALARRLAAVAAVIDNVGNARKRKISGQLAGRPVVFEHQRVVRLGDLMLACEVDRAAGGFIVSFLDEAGRPVSTHELRSGWQPGEPVWNGVFDEEAVAVQVRPRLNGVALAHRGIAVEALVYTRREAELAALMPVKDQAGSGKHLLCPMPGLVVSVAVSEGQEVKAGETLAIVEAMKMENVLRAERDATVAKIHAKAGDSLAVDAVILDFA, encoded by the coding sequence ATGTTCTCCAAGATCCTCATCGCCAACCGTGGCGAGATCGCCTGCCGGGTCATCAAGACTGCCCGGCGCATGGGCATCAAGACCGTCGCGGTCTATTCCGACGCCGACCGCGACGCGCTGCATGTGGCGATGGCGGATGAGGCGGTGCACATCGGCCCCGCTCCGGCGGCGCAGTCCTATCTCGATGCGGAGAAGATCATCGCCGCGGCGAAGCAGACCGGGGCCGAGGCGATCCACCCCGGCTATGGCTTTCTCTCCGAGCGCGCGAGCTTCGCGAGCGCGCTAAAGGAAGCCGGCCTCGTCTTCATCGGCCCCAATCCGGGGGCGATCGAGGCGATGGGCGACAAGATCGAATCGAAGAAGGCGGCGGCGGCGGCGGGTGTTTCCACCGTGCCGGGCTATCTCGGCGTGATCGAGGACGCGGCGCACGCGGCCCGCATCGCCGACGAGATCGGCTATCCCGTCATGATCAAGGCCTCGGCCGGCGGCGGCGGCAAGGGCATGCGCATCGCCCATTCGCGCGACGAGGTGCAGGAAGGGTTCGACCGCGCCCGCTCGGAAGCGAAGTCCTCCTTCGGCGACGACCGGGTGTTCGTCGAGAAGTTCATCGTCCAACCGCGCCATATCGAAATTCAGGTGCTCGGCGACAAGCACGGCAATGTCATCTATCTCGGCGAGCGCGAATGCTCGATCCAGCGCCGCAACCAGAAGGTGGTCGAAGAAGCGCCCTCGCCGCTGCTGGACGAGGCGACACGCCGGAAGATGGGCGAGCAGGCCGTGGCCCTCGCCAAGGCGGTGAACTATGACAGCGCCGGCACGGTGGAATTCGTCGCCGGGCAGGACAAGTCGTTCTATTTCCTCGAAATGAACACCCGCCTGCAGGTGGAGCACCCGGTGACGGAACTCGTCACCGGCATCGATCTCGTCGAGCAGATGATCCGCGTCGCTGCGGGCGAACCGCTCGCGCTTCGTCAGGAGGACGTGAAGCTGAACGGCTGGGCGGTGGAAAGCCGCGTCTATGCCGAGGACCCCTATCGCGGCTTCCTGCCCTCCATCGGGCGCCTCACCCGCTATCGCCCGCCGGCGGAGGGGGTGAATGACGGCGTCACCGTGCGCAACGACACGGGTGTCTATGAAGGCGGGGAAATCTCGCTCTATTACGACCCGATGATCGCCAAGCTGATCACCCACGCCCCGACGCGCGCGCAGGCGATCGAGGCGCAGGCGGACGCGCTCGACGCCTTCGCCATTGACGGCATCCAGCACAATATCCCCTTCCTCTCCGCGTTGATGACGCATGAGCGCTGGCGGGCGGGGCGGCTTTCCACCGGCTTCATCGCCGAGGAGTACCCCGACGGCTTCCACGCCACCACGCCGAGCGCGGCGCTGGCCCGCCGGCTCGCAGCGGTGGCGGCGGTGATCGACAATGTCGGCAATGCAAGGAAGCGCAAGATTTCCGGCCAGCTCGCCGGGCGGCCGGTGGTGTTCGAACATCAGCGCGTGGTGCGCCTCGGCGACCTGATGCTGGCCTGCGAGGTGGACCGGGCGGCGGGTGGCTTTATCGTCAGCTTCCTCGATGAGGCTGGCCGGCCGGTCTCCACCCATGAGCTGCGCTCGGGCTGGCAGCCGGGTGAGCCGGTGTGGAACGGCGTGTTCGACGAAGAGGCGGTGGCCGTGCAGGTGCGCCCGCGCCTCAACGGCGTGGCGCTGGCCCATCGCGGCATCGCGGTGGAGGCGCTCGTCTATACCAGGCGCGAGGCGGAACTCGCCGCGCTGATGCCGGTGAAGGATCAGGCCGGCAGCGGCAAGCACCTGCTCTGCCCGATGCCGGGCCTCGTCGTCTCGGTCGCGGTCAGCGAGGGGCAGGAGGTGAAGGCCGGCGAGACGCTGGCTATCGTGGAAGCGATGAAGATGGAGAATGTGCTGCGCGCCGAGCGCGACGCTACCGTGGCCAAGATCCACGCCAAGGCCGGCGACAGCCTGGCGGTGGACGCCGTCATCCTCGATTTCGCCTGA
- a CDS encoding acyl-CoA carboxylase subunit beta, translating to MKPILDELEQRRAGARAGGGEKRVAAQHNRGKLTARERLELLLDTGSFEEFDTFVQHRCSDFGMDKAEKIPGDGVVTGWGTVNGRKVFVFAKDFTVFGGSLSEAHAAKITKIQDMALKVRAPIIGLFDAGGARIQEGVAALGGYGEVFKRNVTASGVIPQISVIMGPCAGGDVYSPAMTDFIFMVRDTSYMFVTGPEVVKTVTNETVTAEELGGAKVHTTKSSVADGAFANDVECLLQMRRLIDFLPACNRSGVPVWPSFDNGERLDPSLDTLVPDNPNKPYDMKELIGKVADEGDFFEIQEGFAKNILTGFGRIEGRTVGFVANQPMVLAGVLDADASRKAARFVRFCDAFEIPIVTFVDVPGFLPGTAQEYGGLIKHGAKLLFAYSQATVPLVTVITRKAFGGAYDVMASKHIGGDVNYAWPTAQIAVMGAKGAVEIIFRADIDDPEKIAARTKEYEQRFLSPFVAAERGYIDEVIPPRATRKRIARALAMLASKKIEAPLKKHDNLPL from the coding sequence ATGAAGCCCATTCTCGACGAACTGGAACAGCGCCGCGCCGGGGCGCGGGCCGGCGGGGGCGAGAAGCGCGTCGCCGCCCAGCACAATCGCGGCAAGCTCACCGCGCGCGAGCGGCTGGAGCTTCTGCTCGACACCGGCTCCTTCGAGGAATTCGACACCTTCGTGCAGCACCGCTGCAGCGATTTCGGCATGGACAAGGCCGAGAAGATCCCCGGCGACGGCGTCGTCACCGGCTGGGGCACGGTGAACGGACGCAAGGTGTTCGTCTTCGCCAAGGACTTCACCGTGTTCGGCGGTTCGCTCTCGGAGGCACATGCGGCCAAGATCACCAAGATCCAGGACATGGCGCTGAAGGTGCGGGCGCCGATCATCGGCCTGTTCGATGCCGGCGGCGCGCGCATCCAGGAAGGCGTGGCGGCGCTCGGCGGCTATGGCGAGGTGTTCAAGCGCAACGTCACCGCCTCCGGCGTCATTCCGCAGATCTCGGTCATCATGGGCCCCTGCGCCGGCGGCGATGTCTATTCCCCCGCCATGACCGACTTCATCTTCATGGTGCGCGACACGAGCTACATGTTCGTCACCGGGCCGGAGGTGGTGAAGACCGTCACCAATGAGACGGTCACGGCGGAAGAACTCGGCGGCGCCAAGGTGCACACGACAAAGTCCTCGGTGGCCGATGGCGCCTTCGCCAATGATGTCGAATGCCTGCTGCAGATGCGCCGGCTGATCGACTTCCTTCCCGCCTGCAACCGTTCCGGCGTGCCGGTGTGGCCGAGCTTCGACAATGGCGAGCGGCTCGACCCCTCGCTCGACACACTGGTGCCGGACAATCCGAACAAGCCCTACGACATGAAGGAGCTGATCGGGAAGGTCGCCGACGAGGGCGATTTCTTCGAGATCCAGGAAGGGTTCGCCAAGAACATCCTCACCGGCTTCGGCCGCATCGAAGGGCGCACGGTCGGCTTCGTCGCCAACCAGCCGATGGTGCTGGCCGGCGTGCTGGACGCGGATGCCTCGCGCAAGGCGGCGCGTTTCGTGCGCTTCTGCGATGCGTTCGAGATTCCGATCGTCACCTTCGTCGACGTGCCCGGCTTCCTGCCCGGCACGGCGCAGGAATATGGCGGGCTGATCAAGCACGGCGCCAAGCTGCTGTTCGCGTATTCGCAGGCCACCGTGCCGCTGGTCACCGTGATCACCCGCAAGGCCTTTGGCGGCGCCTATGACGTGATGGCCTCCAAGCACATCGGCGGTGACGTGAACTATGCCTGGCCGACCGCGCAGATCGCCGTCATGGGCGCCAAGGGGGCGGTGGAGATCATCTTCCGCGCCGATATCGACGACCCCGAGAAGATCGCGGCGCGCACCAAGGAATATGAGCAGCGCTTCCTCTCGCCGTTTGTCGCGGCCGAGCGCGGCTATATTGACGAGGTGATACCGCCGCGCGCCACCCGCAAGCGCATCGCGCGGGCGCTGGCCATGCTCGCCTCGAAGAAGATCGAAGCGCCGCTGAAGAAGCACGATAATCTGCCGTTGTAG
- a CDS encoding methylmalonyl-CoA mutase family protein: MDPRPLDLGLDSFPPATRADWLALVDGVLKGAPYDKRMVTRTADGYGLDALPERRREAAPIAGRLAGAPWKVIARIDHDDAASANAQMLADLDGGADGVALVFASAPSAAGFGLSLRHEEVVAALDGLLPEMATLRVEAGAYQGRDIALALARLYEKADPAALDLRFGLDPIGDFAALGAAPIEWEALAARLGQTVTALHGRGLTAPMVRADGRVHHAAGATDAQELAATLATATAYLRALEAAGLPLDAAARLIEVTLVADVDQLGTQAKPRAFRLLWQAVLEACRLAPSPVAIHMETAWRALTRHDAQVNLLRGTLAAFAAGVGGADSVTVLPFTQALGLPDADARRLARNTQIILMEEANVHRVADPSAGAGAIEERTEKLAAAAWELFRAIEREGGMVEALTSGAWQRRVAAARQARAREVATRRLPITGTSEFPLLTEGVPSVLAPARPHPAAAPAEGALLCEPLVGERLSEPFERLRARAAATKASVFLAGLGTPADIAARTGFARAAFEAGGIAASGNDGFTDLQTLVAAFRASGARLACLCGSDATYAERAVEAARALKEAGAVTVYLAGRPGEDEAAQRAAGVDAYLAAGLDLVAFLDDAQARLGLGRRREP; this comes from the coding sequence ATGGACCCGCGCCCGCTCGATCTCGGTCTCGACAGCTTCCCGCCCGCCACGCGCGCGGACTGGCTCGCCTTGGTCGACGGGGTGCTGAAGGGCGCGCCTTACGACAAGCGCATGGTGACGCGCACGGCGGATGGCTACGGCCTCGACGCGCTCCCGGAGCGGCGGCGCGAGGCCGCGCCCATCGCCGGCCGCCTGGCGGGGGCACCGTGGAAGGTGATCGCCCGCATCGACCATGACGACGCCGCCAGCGCCAATGCGCAGATGCTGGCCGATCTCGACGGCGGCGCCGATGGCGTCGCGCTGGTCTTTGCCTCCGCACCCTCCGCCGCCGGCTTCGGGCTGAGCCTGCGGCATGAGGAGGTGGTGGCGGCGCTGGACGGCCTTCTGCCGGAGATGGCGACGCTGCGGGTGGAGGCCGGCGCCTATCAGGGCCGCGACATCGCCCTCGCTCTGGCCCGGCTCTATGAAAAGGCCGACCCGGCGGCGCTCGACCTGCGCTTTGGGCTCGACCCCATCGGCGACTTCGCCGCGCTCGGTGCCGCGCCCATCGAGTGGGAGGCGCTGGCCGCCCGGCTCGGCCAGACCGTCACCGCGCTGCACGGGCGCGGCCTCACCGCGCCGATGGTGCGGGCGGATGGGCGCGTTCACCATGCGGCCGGCGCCACCGATGCGCAGGAACTCGCCGCCACGCTCGCCACCGCCACCGCCTATCTGCGGGCGCTGGAGGCGGCGGGCCTGCCGCTCGATGCGGCGGCGCGGCTGATCGAGGTGACACTGGTTGCCGATGTCGACCAGCTCGGCACGCAGGCCAAGCCAAGAGCCTTCCGCCTGCTGTGGCAGGCGGTGCTGGAGGCGTGCAGGCTCGCCCCCTCGCCGGTGGCGATCCACATGGAAACCGCCTGGCGCGCGCTGACCCGGCACGATGCGCAGGTGAACCTGCTCCGCGGCACCCTCGCCGCCTTCGCCGCTGGTGTGGGCGGGGCAGACAGCGTGACCGTGCTGCCCTTCACCCAGGCTCTGGGCTTGCCGGACGCGGATGCGCGGCGGCTGGCGCGCAACACCCAGATCATCCTCATGGAGGAAGCCAACGTCCACCGCGTTGCCGACCCTTCCGCTGGCGCCGGCGCCATCGAGGAACGCACCGAAAAGCTGGCGGCGGCGGCGTGGGAGCTTTTTCGCGCCATCGAGCGCGAGGGCGGCATGGTGGAAGCGCTTACCTCCGGCGCCTGGCAGCGGCGCGTGGCGGCGGCGCGGCAGGCGCGGGCGCGGGAGGTGGCCACCCGGCGGCTGCCGATCACCGGCACCTCGGAATTTCCACTGCTCACGGAAGGCGTGCCGAGCGTTCTCGCCCCTGCCCGCCCCCACCCCGCCGCCGCGCCTGCCGAGGGCGCGCTTCTGTGCGAGCCGCTGGTGGGCGAGCGGCTTTCCGAACCGTTCGAGCGGCTGCGGGCGCGCGCCGCCGCGACCAAGGCGTCGGTGTTTCTCGCCGGCCTCGGCACGCCGGCGGATATCGCCGCCCGCACGGGCTTTGCCCGCGCCGCCTTCGAGGCGGGCGGCATTGCCGCCTCCGGTAATGACGGCTTCACCGACCTACAGACGCTGGTCGCCGCGTTCCGGGCGTCGGGCGCCCGGCTCGCCTGCCTGTGCGGTTCCGACGCGACCTATGCCGAGCGCGCGGTCGAGGCGGCGCGGGCGCTGAAGGAAGCCGGGGCCGTTACCGTCTATCTCGCCGGCAGGCCCGGCGAGGACGAGGCGGCGCAGCGCGCCGCCGGCGTCGACGCCTATCTAGCTGCGGGCCTCGACCTCGTCGCCTTTCTCGACGACGCCCAGGCCCGGCTCGGCCTTGGCCGCAGGAGGGAACCATGA
- the scpA gene encoding methylmalonyl-CoA mutase, with protein MSRIPDFAARDWQAPQPPAPSVDAADWTTPEGLVVKPLYGPADIAGLGAIDSYPGIAPFLRGPYPSMYATQPWTIRQYAGFSTAEDSNAFYRRNLAAGQKGLSVAFDLATHRGYDSDHPRVAGDVGMAGVAIDSIYDMRTLFSGIPLDQMSVSMTMNGAVLPILALYVVAAEEQGVKPAQLSGTIQNDILKEFMVRNTYIYPPGPSMRIISDIFAFTSKEMPRFNSISISGYHMQEAGATQDLELAYTLADGVDYVRAGVAAGLPIDAFAPRLSFFWAIGMNFFMEVAKLRAARLIWAKLMKDLGAQNPKSLPLRTHSQTSGWSLTAQDVFNNVMRTMVEAMAATQGHTQSLHTNALDEALALPTDFSARIARNTQILLQQESGTTRAIDPWGGSFFVERLTADLAHKALGHIAEVEALGGMAKAIEAGIPKLRIEEAAATTQARIDSGAQTVVGVNKYRPAREMPIDVLKVDNSAVRAAQLDKLARLKAERDPQAVAQTLAALENGARGGANLLALAIDAARAKATVGEISDALERVFGRHRAEIRAVSGVYRREAGAMGDRVAQVRARVEAFEHEEGRRPRLLVAKVGQDGHDRGQKVIASAFADLGFDVDIGPLFATPEEAARQAVENDVHVIGISSLAAGHLTLVPQVKAALAAQGRPDIMVVVGGVVPPQDYDAVRAAGAEAIYPPGTVIAEAAGELVDTLAARLGHAKDAAE; from the coding sequence ATGAGCCGCATCCCGGATTTCGCCGCTCGGGACTGGCAGGCGCCGCAGCCGCCCGCGCCGTCGGTCGATGCCGCCGACTGGACGACGCCGGAAGGGCTGGTGGTGAAGCCGCTTTATGGGCCCGCCGACATTGCCGGGCTCGGCGCCATCGACAGCTATCCCGGCATCGCGCCTTTCCTGCGTGGCCCCTACCCCAGCATGTATGCCACCCAGCCCTGGACCATCCGGCAATATGCCGGCTTCTCCACGGCCGAGGATTCCAACGCCTTCTATCGGCGCAACCTCGCGGCCGGGCAGAAGGGCTTGTCGGTCGCCTTCGATCTCGCCACCCATCGCGGCTATGATTCCGACCATCCGCGCGTCGCCGGCGATGTCGGCATGGCGGGGGTGGCGATCGACTCGATTTACGACATGCGCACCCTGTTCTCCGGCATCCCGCTGGACCAGATGAGCGTGTCCATGACCATGAACGGGGCGGTGCTGCCGATCCTCGCGCTCTATGTCGTGGCGGCGGAGGAGCAGGGCGTTAAGCCGGCGCAGCTCTCCGGGACCATCCAGAACGACATCCTCAAGGAGTTCATGGTCCGCAACACCTATATCTACCCGCCCGGTCCCTCCATGCGGATCATCTCCGACATTTTCGCCTTCACCTCCAAGGAGATGCCGCGCTTCAACTCGATCTCGATCTCCGGCTACCACATGCAGGAGGCGGGAGCGACGCAGGACCTCGAACTCGCCTATACGCTGGCAGACGGCGTCGATTATGTGCGCGCCGGGGTGGCGGCGGGACTGCCCATCGACGCCTTCGCGCCACGCCTGTCCTTCTTCTGGGCCATCGGCATGAACTTCTTCATGGAGGTGGCGAAGCTGCGCGCCGCCCGGCTGATCTGGGCGAAGCTGATGAAGGATCTCGGCGCGCAGAACCCCAAGTCGCTGCCGCTGCGCACCCATTCGCAGACCTCGGGCTGGAGCCTGACGGCGCAGGACGTGTTCAACAACGTCATGCGCACCATGGTGGAGGCGATGGCGGCGACGCAGGGGCACACCCAGTCGCTGCACACCAACGCGCTGGACGAGGCGCTGGCTCTGCCGACCGACTTCTCCGCCCGCATCGCCCGCAACACGCAAATACTGCTACAGCAGGAAAGCGGGACCACGCGGGCCATCGACCCGTGGGGCGGCTCGTTCTTCGTGGAAAGGCTGACCGCCGATCTGGCACACAAGGCGCTCGGCCACATCGCCGAGGTGGAAGCGCTCGGCGGCATGGCGAAGGCAATCGAGGCCGGCATCCCCAAGCTACGCATCGAGGAAGCCGCTGCCACCACCCAGGCGCGGATCGACTCTGGCGCCCAGACCGTGGTCGGCGTCAACAAGTACCGCCCCGCGCGGGAAATGCCGATCGACGTGCTCAAGGTCGACAACTCGGCTGTGCGCGCGGCGCAGCTCGACAAGCTGGCGCGGCTGAAGGCTGAGCGCGATCCGCAGGCGGTGGCGCAGACGCTGGCCGCGCTGGAGAACGGCGCGCGCGGCGGCGCCAATCTGCTTGCCCTCGCCATCGACGCCGCCCGCGCCAAGGCGACGGTGGGCGAAATCTCCGACGCGCTGGAGCGCGTCTTCGGCCGGCACCGGGCGGAAATCCGCGCGGTTTCCGGCGTCTACCGGCGGGAGGCGGGAGCGATGGGCGACAGGGTCGCGCAGGTGCGGGCGCGCGTCGAGGCGTTCGAGCACGAGGAAGGCCGGCGCCCGCGCCTCCTCGTCGCCAAGGTCGGGCAGGACGGACATGACCGCGGGCAGAAGGTGATCGCCTCCGCCTTCGCCGATCTCGGATTCGATGTCGATATCGGCCCGCTCTTCGCCACGCCCGAGGAAGCCGCCCGGCAGGCGGTGGAGAACGACGTGCATGTGATCGGCATTTCCTCGCTCGCCGCCGGACACCTTACTCTGGTGCCGCAGGTGAAGGCGGCGCTGGCCGCACAGGGGCGGCCGGACATCATGGTGGTGGTGGGCGGCGTGGTGCCGCCGCAGGATTACGACGCCGTGCGCGCCGCTGGCGCCGAGGCGATCTACCCGCCCGGCACGGTGATCGCCGAGGCCGCCGGCGAACTGGTCGACACACTCGCCGCCCGTCTCGGTCATGCGAAGGACGCGGCGGAATAG
- a CDS encoding LysR family transcriptional regulator, which translates to MDQIAAMRAFVRVVEAGTFSRAADLLDMPKPTVTKHIQQLEAHLRTKLLNRSTRRVAVTPDGAAYYERAVALLSDLDELDGSMTRSQASPAGRLRVDVPSSLALYALIPALPDFFARYPDIQLDLGVTDRPVDLLAENVDCAIRGGDLSDPTLIARRVGALTLMHYASPAYIARHGLPEHPRDLANGHRVIGYFSARTGRPMVFDMVRGEESYELRVPHVLATNDSTAYLAAGLAGLGITQTIDAMVGPYLDTGALVRVLPEWQAGPIVLHVVYSPNRHLSSRLRVFVDWVAELFGSGGAYRPAGPALHLPVRAPG; encoded by the coding sequence ATGGACCAGATCGCCGCGATGCGGGCCTTTGTCCGGGTGGTGGAAGCCGGCACGTTCAGCCGTGCCGCCGACCTGCTCGACATGCCGAAACCCACCGTGACCAAGCATATCCAGCAGCTTGAGGCGCATCTGCGCACCAAGCTGCTCAACCGCTCGACCCGCCGCGTCGCCGTGACCCCCGACGGCGCCGCCTATTATGAGCGCGCGGTGGCGCTGCTCTCCGATCTCGATGAGCTCGATGGCTCGATGACCCGCTCGCAGGCGAGCCCGGCCGGGCGGCTGCGGGTGGATGTGCCGTCCTCGCTGGCGCTCTACGCTCTCATCCCGGCGCTGCCGGATTTCTTCGCCCGCTATCCCGACATCCAGCTCGATCTCGGCGTCACCGACCGTCCGGTGGACCTGCTCGCCGAGAATGTCGATTGCGCCATTCGCGGCGGCGATCTCAGCGACCCGACGCTGATCGCCCGCCGCGTCGGTGCCTTGACGCTGATGCACTACGCCTCGCCCGCCTATATCGCTCGCCACGGCCTGCCGGAGCACCCGCGCGACCTCGCAAACGGGCACCGCGTCATCGGCTATTTCAGCGCCCGCACCGGGCGGCCGATGGTGTTCGACATGGTGCGCGGTGAGGAAAGCTATGAGCTGCGCGTGCCGCATGTGCTGGCGACCAACGATTCCACCGCCTATCTCGCCGCCGGCCTCGCCGGCCTCGGCATTACGCAGACGATTGATGCGATGGTGGGGCCCTATCTCGACACCGGCGCATTGGTGCGCGTGCTGCCGGAATGGCAGGCGGGCCCCATCGTGTTGCATGTGGTCTATTCGCCGAACCGGCATCTGAGCAGCCGGCTGCGCGTCTTCGTCGACTGGGTGGCGGAACTGTTCGGCTCCGGCGGCGCCTACCGCCCCGCCGGGCCGGCGCTGCATCTGCCGGTGCGGGCGCCGGGGTGA